A genomic region of Zalophus californianus isolate mZalCal1 chromosome 1, mZalCal1.pri.v2, whole genome shotgun sequence contains the following coding sequences:
- the KCNMB3 gene encoding calcium-activated potassium channel subunit beta-3 isoform X2 — protein MFPFLYELIEISSSYFLQRTAFSASGRNRNIDHNDGDLPDVHKKLPSRAGEDRAMLLGFAMMGFSVLMFFLLGITILKPFLLSTQREESNCTIIHTDIMDDWMDCACTCGVDYRGQGKYPCLQVFVNLTHSSQKALLHYNEEAVQINSKCFYIPKYHRDRNDLLNSALDIKEFFDHKNGTPFSCFYSPESQSEDVILIKKYDQMVIFHCLFWPTLTLVGGALIVGMVKLTQYLSLLCDKYSTTHRDEVGGKVPYMEQDRFKLWSVGRSQERGREIL, from the exons ATGTTCCCATTTCTCTATGAGCTTATTGAAATCTCTTCTTCCTACTTTCTCCAAAGGACAGCCTTTTCTGCCTCGGGGAGGAATAGAAATATAGACCACAATGATGGAGACCTCCCAGATGTGCACAAGAAGCTGCCCTCCAGGGCTGGAGAGGACCGAGCTATGCTGCTAGGGTTTGCAATGATGGGCTTCTCCGTCCTCATGTTCTTCTTGCTTGGGATCACCATCCTAAAGCCTTTCTTGCTCAG CACTCAGAGAGAAGAATCAAACTGCACTATCATCCACACTGATATCATGGATGACTGGATGGACTGTGCTTGCACCTGTGGTGTGGACTACCGAGGCCAGGGCAAGTACCCATGTCTTCAGGTGTTTGTGAACCTCACGCATTCAAGTCAGAAAGCTCTCCTACATTATAATGAAGAAGCTGTCCAGATAAACTCCAAG TGCTTTTACATACCCAAGTACCACCGAGACAGGAATGATTTGCTCAACAGTGCTCTGGACATAAAGGAATTCTTCGATCACAAAAATGGGACCCCCTTTTCATGTTTCTACAGTCCAGAGAGCCAGTCTGAAGATGTCATTCTCATAAAAAAGTACGACCAAATGGTTATCTTCCACTGTCTATTCTGGCCAACTCTGACTCTGGTAGGTGGTGCCCTGATTGTTGGCATGGTGAAATTAACACAGTACCTGTCTCTACTGTGTGACAAATATAGCACTACACACAGAGATGAGGTAGGTGGCAAAGTACCTTATATGGAACAGGATCGATTCAAATTGTGGAGTGTGGGGAGGAgccaagaaaggggcagagaaatcTTATGA
- the KCNMB3 gene encoding calcium-activated potassium channel subunit beta-3 isoform X1, producing MTRVKGVHFAQPPGLMQQFSIPVQITLQGGRQRQGRTAFSASGRNRNIDHNDGDLPDVHKKLPSRAGEDRAMLLGFAMMGFSVLMFFLLGITILKPFLLSTQREESNCTIIHTDIMDDWMDCACTCGVDYRGQGKYPCLQVFVNLTHSSQKALLHYNEEAVQINSKETKPM from the exons ATGACTCGGGTGAAAGGAGTCCATTTTGCCCAGCCCCCTGGTCTCATGCAGCAGTTCAGCATCCCCGTTCAAATTACACTCCAGGGTGGCCGGCAGCGTCAGGGGAG GACAGCCTTTTCTGCCTCGGGGAGGAATAGAAATATAGACCACAATGATGGAGACCTCCCAGATGTGCACAAGAAGCTGCCCTCCAGGGCTGGAGAGGACCGAGCTATGCTGCTAGGGTTTGCAATGATGGGCTTCTCCGTCCTCATGTTCTTCTTGCTTGGGATCACCATCCTAAAGCCTTTCTTGCTCAG CACTCAGAGAGAAGAATCAAACTGCACTATCATCCACACTGATATCATGGATGACTGGATGGACTGTGCTTGCACCTGTGGTGTGGACTACCGAGGCCAGGGCAAGTACCCATGTCTTCAGGTGTTTGTGAACCTCACGCATTCAAGTCAGAAAGCTCTCCTACATTATAATGAAGAAGCTGTCCAGATAAACTCCAAG GAAACAAAACCTATGTAG